In Halichondria panicea chromosome 17, odHalPani1.1, whole genome shotgun sequence, a single window of DNA contains:
- the LOC135351343 gene encoding histone-arginine methyltransferase METTL23-like isoform X2, with product MPLGHAGHVAANSPATFSFDDPLSIHATQKVNLLAGQRLCLLEKENIQLGGDYSLYTWPCALLLAQHIYDQKEFIGGKKVLELGAGTAIPGLTAAKCGGHVTFTDREGNTCFQNAIKRSCDLNGIEGMEITEVTWGLFSPTLLTLPPQDVIIASDCFYDSKDFEDVLATVSFLMDKNPSCKFWTTYQERSSNRTLVHLLERWGLEAAVITVDTNSPKDRVVVEGLSESRSSTEHTLHLWEITSRNSI from the exons ATGCCATTAGGCCACGCGGGCCACGTGGCTGCGAATTCTCCTGCAACTTTTTCCTTTGATGACCCTTTATCCATTCATGCAACCCAAAAAGTAAACCTACTTGCTGGACAGAGACTCTGCTTGCTGGAGAAAGAAAACATT caactgggtggcgACTACAGCCTGTACACATGGCCCTGTGCTCTCCTGTTAGCCCAACACATCTACGACCAGAAGGAATTCATCGGAGGGAAAAAAGTCTTAGAA CTAGGTGCAGGGACGGCTATACCTGGACTCACAGCCGCCAAGTGCGGAGGTCATGTGACCTTCACAGACCGCGAGGGGAATACATGTTTCCAAAACGCCATCAagagatcatgtgatctcaATGGAATAGAGGGGATGGAGATTACCGAGGTCACATGGGGGTTGTTTTCTCCGACATTGCTGACCCTCCCCCCACAAGATGTGATAATTGCTTCTGACTGCTTCTACGACTCAAA AGATTTTGAAGATGTTTTGGCAACTGTTTCCTTTCTGATGGACAAAAACCCATCCTGTAAATTTTGGACTACCTATCAAGAAAGAAG CTCAAACCGAACTCTGGTACACTTATTAGAGAGATGGGGACTAGAAGCTGCAGTCATTACCGTGGATACAAATAGCCCCAAGGACAGAGTGGTGGTCGAAGGACTGAGTGAAAGCAGATCATCTACTGAACACACACTCCACTTGTGGGAGATTACTAGCAGAAACAGTATAtag
- the LOC135351343 gene encoding histone-arginine methyltransferase METTL23-like isoform X3, translating into MSLIIKSIEQLGGDYSLYTWPCALLLAQHIYDQKEFIGGKKVLELGAGTAIPGLTAAKCGGHVTFTDREGNTCFQNAIKRSCDLNGIEGMEITEVTWGLFSPTLLTLPPQDVIIASDCFYDSKDFEDVLATVSFLMDKNPSCKFWTTYQERSRTSIIQTPWFQRQAG; encoded by the exons ATGTCACTAATAATCAAAAGCATAGAA caactgggtggcgACTACAGCCTGTACACATGGCCCTGTGCTCTCCTGTTAGCCCAACACATCTACGACCAGAAGGAATTCATCGGAGGGAAAAAAGTCTTAGAA CTAGGTGCAGGGACGGCTATACCTGGACTCACAGCCGCCAAGTGCGGAGGTCATGTGACCTTCACAGACCGCGAGGGGAATACATGTTTCCAAAACGCCATCAagagatcatgtgatctcaATGGAATAGAGGGGATGGAGATTACCGAGGTCACATGGGGGTTGTTTTCTCCGACATTGCTGACCCTCCCCCCACAAGATGTGATAATTGCTTCTGACTGCTTCTACGACTCAAA AGATTTTGAAGATGTTTTGGCAACTGTTTCCTTTCTGATGGACAAAAACCCATCCTGTAAATTTTGGACTACCTATCAAGAAAGAAG tagaacctcgattatccagacaccttggttccagaggcaggccggataa
- the LOC135351343 gene encoding histone-arginine methyltransferase METTL23-like isoform X1, with the protein MSLIIKSIEQLGGDYSLYTWPCALLLAQHIYDQKEFIGGKKVLELGAGTAIPGLTAAKCGGHVTFTDREGNTCFQNAIKRSCDLNGIEGMEITEVTWGLFSPTLLTLPPQDVIIASDCFYDSKDFEDVLATVSFLMDKNPSCKFWTTYQERSSNRTLVHLLERWGLEAAVITVDTNSPKDRVVVEGLSESRSSTEHTLHLWEITSRNSI; encoded by the exons ATGTCACTAATAATCAAAAGCATAGAA caactgggtggcgACTACAGCCTGTACACATGGCCCTGTGCTCTCCTGTTAGCCCAACACATCTACGACCAGAAGGAATTCATCGGAGGGAAAAAAGTCTTAGAA CTAGGTGCAGGGACGGCTATACCTGGACTCACAGCCGCCAAGTGCGGAGGTCATGTGACCTTCACAGACCGCGAGGGGAATACATGTTTCCAAAACGCCATCAagagatcatgtgatctcaATGGAATAGAGGGGATGGAGATTACCGAGGTCACATGGGGGTTGTTTTCTCCGACATTGCTGACCCTCCCCCCACAAGATGTGATAATTGCTTCTGACTGCTTCTACGACTCAAA AGATTTTGAAGATGTTTTGGCAACTGTTTCCTTTCTGATGGACAAAAACCCATCCTGTAAATTTTGGACTACCTATCAAGAAAGAAG CTCAAACCGAACTCTGGTACACTTATTAGAGAGATGGGGACTAGAAGCTGCAGTCATTACCGTGGATACAAATAGCCCCAAGGACAGAGTGGTGGTCGAAGGACTGAGTGAAAGCAGATCATCTACTGAACACACACTCCACTTGTGGGAGATTACTAGCAGAAACAGTATAtag
- the LOC135351343 gene encoding histone-arginine methyltransferase METTL23-like isoform X4 has protein sequence MALCSPVSPTHLRPEGIHRREKSLRSAGTAIPGLTAAKCGGHVTFTDREGNTCFQNAIKRSCDLNGIEGMEITEVTWGLFSPTLLTLPPQDVIIASDCFYDSKDFEDVLATVSFLMDKNPSCKFWTTYQERSSNRTLVHLLERWGLEAAVITVDTNSPKDRVVVEGLSESRSSTEHTLHLWEITSRNSI, from the exons ATGGCCCTGTGCTCTCCTGTTAGCCCAACACATCTACGACCAGAAGGAATTCATCGGAGGGAAAAAAGTCTTAGAA GTGCAGGGACGGCTATACCTGGACTCACAGCCGCCAAGTGCGGAGGTCATGTGACCTTCACAGACCGCGAGGGGAATACATGTTTCCAAAACGCCATCAagagatcatgtgatctcaATGGAATAGAGGGGATGGAGATTACCGAGGTCACATGGGGGTTGTTTTCTCCGACATTGCTGACCCTCCCCCCACAAGATGTGATAATTGCTTCTGACTGCTTCTACGACTCAAA AGATTTTGAAGATGTTTTGGCAACTGTTTCCTTTCTGATGGACAAAAACCCATCCTGTAAATTTTGGACTACCTATCAAGAAAGAAG CTCAAACCGAACTCTGGTACACTTATTAGAGAGATGGGGACTAGAAGCTGCAGTCATTACCGTGGATACAAATAGCCCCAAGGACAGAGTGGTGGTCGAAGGACTGAGTGAAAGCAGATCATCTACTGAACACACACTCCACTTGTGGGAGATTACTAGCAGAAACAGTATAtag